A window of the Lactuca sativa cultivar Salinas chromosome 7, Lsat_Salinas_v11, whole genome shotgun sequence genome harbors these coding sequences:
- the LOC111884779 gene encoding uncharacterized protein LOC111884779 has translation MAEMKDLHHHLVEIPVDGEHQKQIISAINAISAIQDHPLMEISESPGHLLLLKLLQREEDLSGRRIARKETRLDTLRREIFQLCLFFFTFHGLFLTILFTSSNNDVGVDVCQKWWIPMTTSLSFCVVMVFLVQMKLYRYWKVNGRIHQEKSDNRGITRCIQELRMKGVSFDLSKEPGNGKRMKSSSVEIKWKPITWCSQYLVTICLVLASGLSLPICKFMVCA, from the coding sequence ATGGCGGAAATGAAAGATCTCCACCACCACCTCGTGGAAATTCCGGTCGATGGAGAACACCAGAAACAGATAATCTCCGCCATTAACGCCATCTCCGCCATCCAAGACCACCCACTAATGGAAATCTCAGAATCCCCCGGCCACCTCTTACTTCTGAAACTATTACAGAGAGAAGAAGATCTCTCCGGCCGCCGCATCGCCAGAAAAGAAACAAGACTCGACACTCTCAGACGAGAAATCTTCCAACTTTGTTTATTTTTCTTCACATTCCATGGTCTTTTCTTGACCATTTTATTCACATCATCAAACAACGACGTGGGTGTTGATGTTTGTCAAAAATGGTGGATACCCATGACCACATCTTTATCTTTTTGTGTTGTGATGGTGTTCTTGGTTCAGATGAAGCTTTACAGATACTGGAAAGTGAACGGAAGGATTCATCAGGAGAAAAGTGATAACAGAGGAATAACGAGATGCATTCAAGAGTTGAGGATGAAAGGGGTTAGCTTCGATTTGTCAAAAGAACCAGGAAATGGAAAGAGGATGAAGAGTTCAAGTGTTGAGATCAAATGGAAGCCGATCACTTGGTGTTCTCAGTATCTTGTCACTATTTGTCTTGTTTTGGCTTCTGGTTTATCTCTTCCGATTTGTAAATTCATGGTTTGTGCGTAA
- the LOC111884765 gene encoding uncharacterized protein LOC111884765 — MVNTGGTSKQLTLGNDMKIVALWDAVIVKFRTILNKSDTYRNNDMLSGKWTQISRKCTKFNSIYNKLSSQRQSGANDFDVFRAAMEEYHVQMGHIFEYEKVWEIVRKDPKWIKMPTSSEQQSKRSRGSGSFDVSDGHTNIDLNADTDEIPNEFDDIEEISPPRRTMGHDKVKHAQRHA; from the coding sequence ATGGTGAACACCGGAGGTACTTCAAAACAACTAACTTTGGGGAACGATATGAAGATAGTTGCTTTATGGGATGCCGTAATTGTCAAATTCCGCACAATTTTGAACAAGAGTGACACATATCGCAATAATGATATGCTTAGTGGCAAATGGACTCAAATTAGCCGGAAGTGCACCAAATTCAATTCCATATATAACAAACTTTCTTCGCAACGTCAAAGTGGTGCCAATGATTTCGATGTGTTTAGAGCCGCGATGGAGGAATATCACGTGCAAATGGGTCACATATTTGAGTACGAAAAAGTATGGGAGATAGTGAGGAAAGATCCAAAATGGATAAAAATGCCAACATCATCGGAACAACAATCAAAGAGGTCTCGTGGTTCGGGTTCGTTTGACGTTTCCGACGGACACACGAATATCGACCTCAACGCGGACACCGATGAGATCCCGAACGAGTTTGATGACATCGAAGAAATCTCTCCGCCACGACGAACGATGGGGCACGACAAAGTGAAGCACGCGCAACGACATGCGTAG